GGTTAGGTCATCTTAAGCTAGGGCTGCTTCGCGTTGCTGCCCCGCTGCCTGAGTGAAATCAGCCTCACTGCAAAAGACTTCGCAGGAGTTGTTGGGACTTTCGATCAACTTGATTTTGTGCAACTGTGCGCCAATCTCGCGGATGGGTTGTTGCAGCAGATCGCGAATATGAACCGCAATATTTTCAGCCGTGGGCACGACCTCAGCAAAGTAAGGGATGTCTTTGTTCAGAAACGTGTGGTCAAACGGTTCTACCACATAGTCATCCACTGCTTTTTGGAAAGCTACCAAATCAGCGATCATGCCTGTGCGGGGGTCCATTTCACCTTTGATCGTGACTTCTAAGTGATAGTTATGGCCGTGACCATTGACCCGTGCGCATTTGCCATAGATTTCAGAATTTTGCTCTAAGGTGAGGTGAGGCAGAGCCAGACGGTGAGCGGCGCTGAAGTGAGTGCTGATGGTGAGGTAAGCTTCCATTCCGTTTCCTTTGTAGTCGGCCCAGAGTTCAGGATGTTCAAGCAGTTGAATATTGGTGATCGGCAAGTGAGGCGCAAGACGCTGCCAAATTACCCGCGCAATATTTTCGGTAGTGGGTAAGGTTTGCTGAAATTCTGGCCAAGCATCGTTGAGGTAAGAGAAGTTCAGATCATGAGTAACTTCCCGCTTGATCACATGCTTCACATCCGACAAATTCAGCACCATGCCGTACTCGTCGAGTTCACCCGCCATTGAGACATAAAAGACATAGTTATGTCCATGTCCAGGAGCACGGGCGCAGAGACCAAACTGCTCTGTGTTTTCCGCCTCACTTAGTTCAGGCAGCCAGTAACGATGGCTTGCTGAGAACTCAGCTCGACGATTGATAATGCATTTCATGGGCACAGGGGAGGGAGATGTTGTGTTAAGTTCCGTAAACCAGCCTCCTTTCAGAATAAACTAATTTTCTTAAGGATTTTGGGTATTTACTGCTTCTAGAACAGCCTTACTGCTCTAACATTCCCTTTGAAAGAGATAAAAACGATCGCCACAATCTCCTGTCCAATCAGTCAATTTTCTGAGAGATTAAAGGGGCGATCGCATATACTTCCCCACAACTAAACTAGTGTGAACTGGTTCAACCAGATCCAGGTAACTAAGACGCGCGATCGCAGTGAGCTATGGTCAACAATCGGTTCCTTGTTGGGTCTGTTGCATTTGGTATCAGCTTTGGCCTCAGCTTTTTGACCAACCGACATATGGGAAAAGCCTTTTCCAGTGGGTTGATCACGCTGCCTGCTGCCTTGGTTGCAATGGTCGTAGTAGAAAATCGCCGCAGTTCCCAAGCCAAAAGTACTTTGGCATTTCTCAACACTCAGATTCGGGCGTTGCAGCGGCAGGGTGAAGATTTACAAGACCTACTATTAGATTTAACTGACGAACGGCAGGAAGTCGCAGCCCACCTCAGTTCGCTGCAAGCTCAAGCACAACAAGCCAAGCTGCAACTTGCGGATTATTGGAACCACAAAGAAGAATTGGTTTGGAAGTTAAATGCCCTAAATGCTCAAGAACAACACCAACTAGAGCAAATCAACCAACGGCAATCTCAAGTCAAAGCCCTAGAACGGCAAGAATTGGAGTTAAAGCGATCGCTTTCTAGCATTGACACGCTCAAGGAACAAACAGAAGCAAACTTGGTAACTTGGCGAGCAGAACTCGTCCAGCTAGAAACACGAGTCCTAGAACAACGCCAACAAGAAGCTTCGCTCGACCAAGCTCTGCTGCTGCTACGACAACAAAAACAGCAACTTGAACCAGAAGTTTACGGGCTGCAAACTCAAATTCAACAGTTAGAACAGCGCAAATTAGAGGTCAGCCAATCTCTGTCGGTTTTGCAAGCTGAGAAACAGCAAGAAGATGCGAGTTCTCATCCGCTCCAAGCTGCCATGCAACAGTTACAAACTCAGGTAATCTCGCTGCACAAAGAACTAGAGCAGTTGGAAACCCAAATCTTAGAACGACGCAATCAAAAAGAAAGCTTAGAAGAAGAACTCGCCACCCTCAACCTATTGAAGCTGCAAGCGGAAACCTACGAGGTTCAACCCGCTCAACCTCAAACCTCTTCCAGTCGCAAGCGCAAAAGTGCTAACAAAAAAGGGGCGATCCTTCCCTTCCGACCACCCCGCGAGGAAACTTTACCCTCTGAGTGGACTGAATTTCTGCTACAACTGCCGATGGCTGAGTTTCAAGTGCTAAAGGCGATCGCGGAACAGGAAAACGCCAGCGCTGCCATTAAGCAAATTGCTGAAGCCAACATTATGATGCCAGAGCTGTTGATTGACTCGATCAATGAACGAGCCTTGGATACCGTGGGCGATGTGGTGGTGGAGCCAAGTTCTAGCCCACCCGCGATCGCCTCTGAATATTTACCAGCAGTTAAGCAACTGATCAAAACCTACGAAGACCTTCTAGCCGAATAGCAGAGCTTGCTTCAAGACTTGCTTAAAGTTTCATGACCATCCTTTAACGGCAACCACAAGAAAGCATTAAGCTACCTTAAGCAGACTTTACGCTTGTGATTCATTAGCTGCCATAACATGACCGCCTCTGTCCGTCCTCACCAAAAAGCTAAAGCCCTCAAACCTTCTAGCCGTCGTCCTGCCAAGGAACTCTGTAGTGAGTGCGGCCTGTGTGATACCTACTACGTTCATTACGTCAAAGAAGCTTGTGCCTTTATCAATCAGCAGATTGCTGAGCTAGAGGTTGAAATCCACGGACGCAGCCGTGACTTAGAGAACCAAGACGAGTGGTACTTCGGCGTCAACCAAGACATGATGGCTGCCCGCAAAACTGAGCCGATCGAGGGTGCCCAATGGACAGGCATTGTCAGCACGATCGCGATCGAGATGCTGAATCGTGGCCTTGTGGAAGGTGTGGTCTGCGTGCAAAACACCGACGAAGACCGCTTTCAACCCAAACCTGTAATCGCTCGTACGCCTGAGGAAATTTTGGCGGCACGAGTCAACAAACCCACGTTGTCTCCAAATCTCTCCGTACTGGAGCAGATCGAGCAGTCGGGCATGAAGCGACTGTTAGTAATTGGTGTGGGTTGCCAGATCCAAGCGCTGCGGGCGGTGGAAAAGCAACTCGGCCTCGAAAAGCTCTATGTGCTGGGAACGCCTTGTGTAGACAACGTCACCCGCGCAGGTTTGCAGAAGTTCTTAGAAACCACCAGCCGATCGCCGGAAACGGTGGTTCATTACGAGTTCATGCAAGACTTCCGAGTCCACTTCAAGCATGAAGATGGCTCAATTGAAAAAGTCCCTTTCTTTGGCCTCAAAACCAATCAGCTTAAGGATGTGTTCGCGCCTTCCTGCATGAGCTGCTTCGACTACGTCAACTCTTTAGCTGATTTAGTTGTGGGCTATATGGGTGCTCCCTTTGGTTGGCAGTGGATTGTAGTACGGAACGATCGCGGCCAAGAAATGTTGGATTTGGTGCATGACCAGATTGAAACGCAGCCTGTAATGTCCCAAGGCGATCGCCGTAACGCAGTGCAGCAAAGCATTCCCGCCTATGATAAAGGCGTTACGTTACCCATGTGGGCAGCTCAGCTGATGGGTGTGGTAATCGAAAGAATTGGCCCGAAAGGCTTGGAATACGCTCGCTTCTCCATCGATTCGCACTTTACCCGTAACTATCTATATTTGAAGCGCCAACATCCGGAGAAGCTGGAAGCTCATGTACCGGAGTACGCTAAGCGAATCGTAGGGCAGTACAAGTTGCCAGAATGAGAGAAAAATAGGAGCCAGGAATTAGAAGCCAGGAGTCAGAACAATCTCTGCTCTTGGCTTCTGTTTTCTCTAGCTTAAGAATTTTAAGTAAAGGTTAAAACATTACACTCAATTTATATAAATTGATAAATTCGTTACAGAAATGCCAACTTTGTAAAGTCGTATCCAGTCATACTAAGTACACTAAGAAATAAATGATTTTAGTTACCAATCATTAGCAGTTGTTAAGAAATGAAACTTCAGACGGGCGCGCTTTTAGTTTCTAGAAACGGCAAGCAATATCGGGTGGTGGAGTGCTACGAAGACAGCATTTCTCTCATGGCCGTGGATGGCTATACGCTGTTTTCTTGCCGTCGCTTGTTTGTCGAGTTTTCCTTTCGTCCCGCTGCTGGGGTCGCCTAAGCGGGGCCAACCGCCTCAATGGCCGCTTCAAGCGCGATCGCCACATGGGTCCAGTGAGTTCCACCCTGACAGAACACCACATAAGGCTCACGCAGCGGTCCATCAGCAGAAAATTCGGAAGTACTACCATCAATAAAAGTGCCACCTGCCATAACTAGTTGGCTTTCATAACCTGGCATTTCCGCAGGTACTGGATCTAGATAAGATCCGATGGGTGAATGTTTTTGGATGGCGCGACAAAAAGCAATCAGTTTATCCGGTGATCCAAGTTGAATCGCTTGAATCACATCCCGTCGTGGCGCTTCTGGTAAAGGATTTACTGGATAACCGAGTTGCTGAAAGACATGAGCCGTTAAGTGATTGCCCTTTATTGCTTCCCCAACCATTTGAGGGGCTAGAAACAAGCCTTGAAATAGCAAACGGTTTTGATCAAAAGTAGCTCCACCGGAACTGCCGACTCCTGGTGCAGTCAGGCGACAAGTGGCAGCTTCTACCAAATCAGCCCGACCCGCAACATAACCTCCCGCCGTGACAATGGTGCCGCCAGGATTTTTGATTAGCGACCCTGCCATTAAATCTGCACCAACGGCAGTGGGTTCTTGGGTTTCAATAAACTCGCCATAGCAGTTATCCACAAAACAAACGGTGTTGGGATTTTGCTGCTTGACCAAATGGACAATTTTTTCAATATCGGCGATCGCCAAGCTAGAGCGCCAGGAGTAACCACAAGAGCGCTGAATCAACACTAGGCGAGTGCGGTCGCTCACCGCCTGGGCCAAAGCTTGCCAATCGATCGCACCTTCTGGCGTGAGTTCTAGTTGGCGGTAATCCACACCAAACTCGCGCAACGAGCCTTGACCATGACCCCGCAGGCCGATCACTTCTTCTAAAGTATCGTAGGGCGCACCTGCCACAGCGAGCATTTCATCGCCCGGACGCAGCACGCCATATAAGGCACAGGCGATCGCGTGGGTACCAGAGACAAACTGCACCCGCACCGCTGCTGCCTCGGCTCCCATGACTTCAGCAAATACTTGATCTAACGTCTGCCGCCCCAAATCATCATGTCCGTAGCCAGAAACACCTGCAAAGTGATGCGTTCCTACGCGATGATGGTAGAACGATGTTAAGACTCGTTTCAGATTTTTCTTGACCTGAGAGTCAATTCCAGAAAAAATCTGGAGTAGTGCTTGCTCTGCTTTCTGTAACAGTTCAACACTGCTGGTCACGCTTTCGTTCTCCTCCGGAGACATACGTAGGATCTGGTAGCCCTCCAGGCTGATGTTTTTTCTTTGTCAGCTGGTTAACCTTTATCAGATGTAAAGTTTATTGTCGCGCAGATTGGACATCAAAGTTCGTTTTGAGATTACCGCATGACTATTGCACAAGCAACCAAACCTCCCTTAGCCTGGCCCATTATTTTGTTCATGGGGGCAATCCACATTGGGGCACTCTTCGCCTTTGTACCTGGCACCTTTAGCTGGGGTGCCGTGGGTGTTGCTCTGTTTCTCCATTGGGTGACTGGTGGGTTAGGAATTACTTTAGGATGGCATCGTTTAGTCACGC
This genomic stretch from Trichocoleus sp. FACHB-46 harbors:
- a CDS encoding 6-carboxytetrahydropterin synthase encodes the protein MKCIINRRAEFSASHRYWLPELSEAENTEQFGLCARAPGHGHNYVFYVSMAGELDEYGMVLNLSDVKHVIKREVTHDLNFSYLNDAWPEFQQTLPTTENIARVIWQRLAPHLPITNIQLLEHPELWADYKGNGMEAYLTISTHFSAAHRLALPHLTLEQNSEIYGKCARVNGHGHNYHLEVTIKGEMDPRTGMIADLVAFQKAVDDYVVEPFDHTFLNKDIPYFAEVVPTAENIAVHIRDLLQQPIREIGAQLHKIKLIESPNNSCEVFCSEADFTQAAGQQREAALA
- a CDS encoding tellurite resistance TerB C-terminal domain-containing protein yields the protein MVNNRFLVGSVAFGISFGLSFLTNRHMGKAFSSGLITLPAALVAMVVVENRRSSQAKSTLAFLNTQIRALQRQGEDLQDLLLDLTDERQEVAAHLSSLQAQAQQAKLQLADYWNHKEELVWKLNALNAQEQHQLEQINQRQSQVKALERQELELKRSLSSIDTLKEQTEANLVTWRAELVQLETRVLEQRQQEASLDQALLLLRQQKQQLEPEVYGLQTQIQQLEQRKLEVSQSLSVLQAEKQQEDASSHPLQAAMQQLQTQVISLHKELEQLETQILERRNQKESLEEELATLNLLKLQAETYEVQPAQPQTSSSRKRKSANKKGAILPFRPPREETLPSEWTEFLLQLPMAEFQVLKAIAEQENASAAIKQIAEANIMMPELLIDSINERALDTVGDVVVEPSSSPPAIASEYLPAVKQLIKTYEDLLAE
- a CDS encoding Coenzyme F420 hydrogenase/dehydrogenase, beta subunit C-terminal domain; this encodes MTASVRPHQKAKALKPSSRRPAKELCSECGLCDTYYVHYVKEACAFINQQIAELEVEIHGRSRDLENQDEWYFGVNQDMMAARKTEPIEGAQWTGIVSTIAIEMLNRGLVEGVVCVQNTDEDRFQPKPVIARTPEEILAARVNKPTLSPNLSVLEQIEQSGMKRLLVIGVGCQIQALRAVEKQLGLEKLYVLGTPCVDNVTRAGLQKFLETTSRSPETVVHYEFMQDFRVHFKHEDGSIEKVPFFGLKTNQLKDVFAPSCMSCFDYVNSLADLVVGYMGAPFGWQWIVVRNDRGQEMLDLVHDQIETQPVMSQGDRRNAVQQSIPAYDKGVTLPMWAAQLMGVVIERIGPKGLEYARFSIDSHFTRNYLYLKRQHPEKLEAHVPEYAKRIVGQYKLPE
- a CDS encoding aminotransferase class I/II-fold pyridoxal phosphate-dependent enzyme; protein product: MTSSVELLQKAEQALLQIFSGIDSQVKKNLKRVLTSFYHHRVGTHHFAGVSGYGHDDLGRQTLDQVFAEVMGAEAAAVRVQFVSGTHAIACALYGVLRPGDEMLAVAGAPYDTLEEVIGLRGHGQGSLREFGVDYRQLELTPEGAIDWQALAQAVSDRTRLVLIQRSCGYSWRSSLAIADIEKIVHLVKQQNPNTVCFVDNCYGEFIETQEPTAVGADLMAGSLIKNPGGTIVTAGGYVAGRADLVEAATCRLTAPGVGSSGGATFDQNRLLFQGLFLAPQMVGEAIKGNHLTAHVFQQLGYPVNPLPEAPRRDVIQAIQLGSPDKLIAFCRAIQKHSPIGSYLDPVPAEMPGYESQLVMAGGTFIDGSTSEFSADGPLREPYVVFCQGGTHWTHVAIALEAAIEAVGPA